A window of the Halorarum halophilum genome harbors these coding sequences:
- a CDS encoding LAGLIDADG family homing endonuclease: MLREQYPKGSIDDLAAELGRTREAVMKKANAIGIARHEDAGIIERIDVENRPSFRDDAFAHFISGFVAGEGSFNVSLNDDARPSFRFCIGLDADDVLILEEIHEFLGVGSVCLSTQGDGRNDLAQYTVQSVADHVLVTVPFFDEYGLQSTLKQRQYDDWRARLFDHYDVEQYVV, translated from the coding sequence ATGCTTCGGGAACAGTACCCGAAAGGATCGATCGACGATCTCGCCGCCGAGCTCGGTCGGACCAGGGAAGCGGTGATGAAGAAGGCGAACGCGATCGGTATCGCTCGCCACGAGGACGCTGGGATCATCGAGCGGATCGATGTCGAGAACAGACCCTCGTTCCGCGACGACGCGTTCGCTCACTTCATCTCGGGCTTCGTCGCCGGTGAAGGGTCGTTCAACGTCTCGCTCAACGACGATGCGAGACCATCGTTCCGATTCTGCATCGGTCTCGACGCTGACGATGTTCTGATCCTCGAGGAGATCCACGAGTTCCTCGGCGTCGGGTCGGTGTGCCTCTCCACGCAGGGAGACGGCCGGAACGACCTGGCGCAGTACACCGTCCAAAGTGTCGCCGATCACGTCCTGGTGACGGTCCCGTTCTTCGACGAGTACGGGCTCCAGTCGACGTTGAAGCAGCGACAGTACGACGACTGGCGAGCGCGTCTGTTCGACCACTACGACGTCGAGCAGTACGTCGTATAG
- a CDS encoding dual specificity protein phosphatase family protein, which produces MDRLTDSLWIGDIQDARTRPLADLGIDHVVTVCQNRVDDNLPDSMAYTHIDIDDGPHDYEEFKRGVDTVVEAIDNGETVFVHCHAGMSRSTCTCTAAIAVRRGLKWTEAVQFMHDRYHRMMPSVELARSGGRYVLDHMAATR; this is translated from the coding sequence ATGGACAGACTAACAGACAGCCTCTGGATTGGCGACATCCAAGACGCCAGAACGAGGCCACTGGCTGACCTTGGTATCGATCACGTCGTGACGGTGTGTCAGAACCGTGTCGACGACAACCTCCCGGACTCGATGGCGTACACGCACATCGACATCGACGACGGTCCCCACGACTACGAGGAGTTCAAGCGCGGTGTCGACACAGTGGTCGAGGCGATCGACAACGGCGAGACCGTCTTCGTCCACTGTCACGCCGGCATGTCGAGATCGACCTGTACGTGCACGGCCGCGATCGCCGTCCGGCGCGGGCTGAAGTGGACGGAAGCAGTCCAGTTCATGCACGACCGCTACCACCGGATGATGCCAAGCGTCGAGCTCGCTCGAAGCGGCGGTCGATACGTCCTCGACCACATGGCCGCGACGCGGTGA
- a CDS encoding ATP-dependent DNA ligase, with amino-acid sequence MDLTEFGAHLEELQAGEKSKDDVILRALRDINPSSKHFSGAIALLTRKPFDDIGVGKKSLRKLATTCFDVTHDELRDLEREYGDLPSAIGHVDLKTNTLTLKRKITLGELYDDLEYLRRTSGPEQKRRMKEMLGYDSPKWVAHAMLGKKGVSLGVGEKSVVKTLAIENGYDEHRKLLSLNPDVTTLCHKLTSPDTDPRSEPGVGHPFLPMLAKSKEVPPDPDGDWMIQPKYDGARILVHIKNGELRRAFSRNANRVDESLPELREFVDDVFATGDWILDGEAIPYKDGERQPFQAIMTRFGRQEAVDEQEIDVEFKFFDLVYGGGVCATYPGDLSNETASRRIHLLRVLFGPEQEYVAPTYRPDTHEKLNEYYQSFLDDGLEGAVVKHVDAPYEFDRRSPNWRKMIPTKENVELRITAVHEGENSNAGKVGGMKLETEDGVPVGHVGGGMEGHSGIPWEERDDIIDKIVEVSWRELQENDDGTYALRFPSLEGFRADKDEADSLDKILSA; translated from the coding sequence ATGGACTTGACGGAGTTTGGAGCGCATCTTGAAGAGCTCCAGGCCGGCGAGAAATCGAAAGACGACGTTATCCTACGTGCGCTCAGGGACATCAACCCGAGTAGCAAGCACTTCTCCGGTGCTATCGCACTTCTGACGCGAAAGCCCTTCGACGATATCGGCGTCGGGAAGAAGTCGCTCCGGAAGCTCGCGACCACCTGCTTCGACGTGACCCACGACGAGCTCCGCGACCTGGAGCGAGAGTACGGCGATCTCCCGAGCGCGATCGGTCACGTCGATCTCAAGACGAACACGCTGACCCTGAAGCGGAAGATCACGCTGGGCGAGCTCTACGACGATCTGGAGTACCTGCGGCGAACGAGCGGTCCCGAGCAGAAGCGCCGCATGAAAGAGATGCTCGGCTACGACTCGCCCAAGTGGGTCGCCCACGCCATGCTCGGCAAGAAAGGTGTGAGCCTCGGCGTCGGGGAGAAATCGGTCGTGAAGACGCTCGCGATCGAGAATGGCTACGATGAGCACCGGAAGCTCCTATCGCTCAACCCTGACGTAACGACGCTGTGCCACAAGCTGACGTCGCCAGACACGGACCCACGCTCCGAGCCTGGAGTCGGCCACCCGTTCCTCCCGATGTTAGCGAAGTCCAAGGAGGTGCCACCAGACCCGGATGGCGACTGGATGATCCAGCCCAAGTACGACGGTGCTCGCATCCTCGTCCACATCAAGAACGGTGAGCTCCGTCGGGCGTTCAGCCGGAACGCGAATCGCGTCGACGAGTCGCTCCCGGAACTTCGGGAGTTCGTCGACGACGTGTTCGCCACTGGAGACTGGATTCTCGATGGCGAAGCCATTCCGTACAAGGACGGCGAGCGTCAGCCATTCCAGGCGATCATGACCCGATTCGGCCGCCAGGAGGCTGTCGACGAGCAAGAGATCGATGTCGAGTTCAAGTTCTTCGATCTCGTGTACGGTGGCGGCGTGTGCGCTACCTACCCGGGTGATCTCTCGAACGAGACCGCCTCTCGCCGGATTCATCTCCTGCGGGTGCTGTTCGGCCCAGAGCAGGAGTACGTAGCGCCCACGTATCGGCCCGACACGCACGAGAAGCTGAACGAGTACTATCAGTCGTTCCTCGACGACGGACTCGAGGGCGCGGTCGTGAAGCACGTCGACGCGCCGTACGAGTTCGACCGCCGATCTCCCAACTGGCGGAAGATGATCCCGACCAAGGAGAACGTCGAGCTTCGCATCACGGCGGTCCACGAGGGGGAGAACAGCAACGCGGGGAAGGTCGGCGGGATGAAGCTGGAGACAGAAGATGGGGTACCGGTCGGTCACGTCGGTGGTGGCATGGAAGGTCACAGCGGCATTCCATGGGAGGAGCGGGACGACATCATCGACAAGATCGTCGAGGTATCGTGGCGCGAGCTCCAGGAGAACGACGACGGAACGTACGCACTCAGGTTCCCCAGCCTCGAGGGATTCCGGGCTGACAAGGACGAAGCCGACTCACTGGATAAGATCCTGAGCGCCTAA